The Pseudomonas asiatica genome has a segment encoding these proteins:
- the mnxG gene encoding manganese-oxidizing multicopper oxidase MnxG, whose amino-acid sequence MSMPLKGPILSSLVLALLGWESTSEAAVQCQRTLVANVVALDQPLMFNRLGAQNANGMMFALREDVVDDKMVPLSSGGAAVPGKVTLRPDKRPRPIVLRVAAGECLTVNLTNLLDYKANPNKHGIEAEEPEGEEEGPELENEAAEGFVADEQVAERMVGFQVNGMQAVNSIADISAYTGRNGNFFVSPGSTRSYTLYAEREGAFAATSKAATFGGEGTAGNVANGLFGQVVVVPKLGRTYRNTLTEEEMRLATTGRTATGQPVIDYEARYPQMQPWIAEGKAGKPIIAMVDGNQIINSETDAIVMGPNPDGSFPKSTYPLESLGKRNPALPNRLEAFRDFASQFADEVAGTQAFPGYWADPVMGHVLEPTRDSFMINYGSGGMGAEVVANRLGVGPMHDCLSCAYEEFFLSAHTVGDVGTLVDVPANVGLEHIRPGEVPPASAIGVKASMALFPAEPANVHHSYIGDFTKFRNTHNGHEQHIFHLHGHQWLFNPNDDNSDYIDAQGIGAGVGYTYEIANGGSGNRNRVAGDAIYHCHFYPHFAQGMWAMWRVHDVFEEGTRLEVSGQGENGFHNTPFALRSGKPAVGARALPDGEIVAGTPIPAIVPLPGKAMAPMPGKVVVVPKLSEALVAANDDDDEPEEEEDEEPANQAPVRKAIGSLALVDRSDANRNADGTLKNPGYPFWIGGMESSVGNRPPTPPLDMLDPAMARQLKESGKALWANLDPNQVDGWDGGLGRHALDGVSAGGEAETTTTKLDFTKVVHKAKPIYLPEEGTDVEQAAMQFHALAEHPSFALIPGSQPVAKAFRTNGALPTAGAPFYEPCMDDRGKRLTQSSGVGEYFSGESLAGLNFRGASAFTADRPRIYKGANIQFDAVYNKVGYHFPQARIIALWEDAWPVITKQRPPEPLVMRMNTFDCTMYQHTNLIPNIYEMDDYQVRTPTDVIGQHIHLPKWDLTAADGSANGWNYEDGILSPGSVVERVQAIRAYNGCTQGDSRDGTAACPQARQHPYFGRFGRADWLGARTAMQRWFADPLVNVYNVDRGLGTIFTHDHLGPSTHQQLGLYATVLAEPANSTWYHAETGEKLYNPATRQDGGPTSWQAVIQTGDHDGDGKNDSYREFFLEYSDFQHAYEAGVYVGAGPDGIPNAQSYPATADSFRYAINPPVRGKASNLLEAIVEERGGINPGCPSRPCPQAISVDDPGMFVVNYRNEPLALRVYDPNKVGPDGKRGMQADGLAGDLSYALQTRTDRAIPAMNLAPSAITSAVGPTGGTTLFPPHINAAGSEPGDPFTPMLRTYSGDNVRLRMHAGGHEEEHNVTLHGVKWLQNGTGYGNSSNSGWKSSQMIGISEQLGFMAPVSMISSSAATNGDYLYSLDAALEGYWNGIWGIMRNYTAQRADLFPLPNNPQPVAMRNTVNFDGICPKATANPNGIGSRPTVKRSYEIVAALANDILENRNGVSINDPAGVGQHVGGPLKANGGTLVFNSRKTAIPLVSGVDPEDGEPFTIGGHSAPLHDPTAILYVRKADLDATTGKLKAGVPVEPLVLRANAGECISITLENRLPLVMPDLPSTAVMHNVVKRDRFDSEGATAFANNLMRPSSHVGLHAQLLAYDITKSDGANVGLNPVQTVAPRAGTSGAWPTRTYQYYAGHLEREGKPVSQLGRTVDNINTTAIEFGGLNLTPSDFIKQPQKGLVGAMSILPQTATWTEDGATRAQATVKVTGQPDYRDFVTVWQRALNMRWADGRPVEGINTEGNGAAGDPQDNGNMAVNYKTEPLWLRFGMAPDSPFGRAAGLGFGDVPNAHMAYANALVGGDPQTPVLYAKPGQPVRNHIVMPSGGSRGMVYQLDGHLWPLHNYQAEKSDEYGYPMWQPGIGSVRFGYNPMAMYIGAQESVLPAAHFSFMLPSAGGANAVAGDYLFRDYAAYGNLSGLWGILRVTNEAPPATAPAQ is encoded by the coding sequence ATGTCGATGCCACTCAAAGGCCCCATCCTGTCATCACTCGTTCTGGCCTTGCTCGGCTGGGAGTCGACCAGCGAAGCCGCCGTGCAGTGCCAGCGCACCCTGGTCGCCAACGTGGTGGCGCTGGACCAGCCACTGATGTTCAACCGCCTTGGCGCGCAAAACGCCAACGGCATGATGTTCGCCCTGCGCGAGGATGTGGTGGACGACAAGATGGTCCCCCTCAGCAGCGGCGGGGCGGCAGTACCGGGCAAGGTCACCCTGCGCCCGGACAAGCGCCCGCGGCCCATCGTGCTGCGGGTGGCCGCCGGTGAATGCCTTACCGTCAACCTGACCAACCTGCTCGACTACAAGGCCAACCCCAACAAGCACGGCATCGAGGCTGAAGAGCCTGAGGGCGAAGAGGAGGGGCCGGAGCTCGAAAACGAAGCCGCCGAAGGCTTCGTCGCCGACGAGCAGGTGGCCGAGCGCATGGTCGGCTTCCAGGTCAACGGCATGCAGGCGGTCAACAGCATCGCCGACATTTCTGCCTACACCGGGCGTAACGGCAACTTCTTCGTCAGCCCCGGCAGCACCCGCAGCTATACCTTGTACGCCGAACGCGAAGGCGCTTTCGCCGCTACCAGCAAAGCCGCCACCTTCGGCGGCGAGGGCACTGCGGGCAACGTTGCCAACGGCCTGTTCGGCCAGGTAGTGGTGGTGCCCAAACTCGGCCGCACCTACCGCAATACCCTCACCGAAGAAGAAATGCGCCTGGCCACCACCGGCCGTACCGCCACCGGCCAGCCGGTGATCGACTACGAAGCCCGCTACCCGCAAATGCAACCCTGGATCGCCGAAGGCAAGGCTGGCAAGCCGATCATTGCCATGGTCGACGGCAACCAGATCATCAACAGCGAAACCGATGCCATCGTCATGGGCCCCAACCCCGATGGCAGCTTCCCCAAATCCACCTACCCGCTGGAAAGCCTGGGCAAGCGCAACCCGGCGTTGCCCAACCGCCTGGAGGCGTTCCGTGACTTCGCCTCGCAGTTCGCCGACGAGGTCGCCGGCACCCAGGCGTTCCCTGGCTACTGGGCGGACCCGGTGATGGGCCACGTACTGGAACCCACCCGCGACTCGTTCATGATCAACTACGGTTCCGGTGGCATGGGCGCCGAAGTGGTGGCCAACCGCCTGGGCGTGGGGCCGATGCACGACTGCCTGTCGTGCGCCTATGAGGAGTTCTTCCTCAGTGCGCACACTGTCGGTGACGTCGGTACGCTGGTGGACGTGCCGGCCAACGTCGGCCTGGAGCACATCCGCCCTGGCGAGGTACCACCGGCCAGCGCAATCGGGGTCAAGGCCAGCATGGCCCTGTTCCCGGCGGAACCGGCCAACGTGCACCACAGCTACATCGGTGACTTCACCAAGTTCCGCAACACCCACAACGGCCATGAGCAGCACATCTTCCACCTGCACGGCCACCAGTGGCTGTTCAACCCCAATGACGACAATTCCGACTACATCGATGCCCAGGGCATCGGCGCGGGGGTCGGCTACACCTACGAAATCGCCAACGGCGGTTCGGGCAACCGCAACCGGGTGGCGGGCGATGCCATCTACCATTGCCACTTCTACCCGCACTTCGCCCAGGGCATGTGGGCCATGTGGCGGGTGCACGACGTGTTCGAGGAAGGCACCCGCCTCGAGGTAAGCGGGCAGGGCGAGAACGGCTTCCACAACACCCCGTTCGCCCTGCGCAGCGGCAAGCCGGCGGTTGGCGCCCGGGCCCTGCCCGATGGCGAGATCGTTGCCGGCACGCCGATCCCGGCCATCGTGCCGCTGCCCGGCAAGGCCATGGCGCCGATGCCAGGCAAGGTGGTGGTGGTACCGAAGCTGTCCGAAGCGCTGGTTGCCGCCAATGATGATGACGACGAGCCCGAGGAAGAAGAGGATGAGGAGCCAGCCAACCAGGCGCCGGTTCGCAAGGCCATCGGCTCGCTGGCACTGGTCGACCGCAGCGACGCCAACCGCAACGCCGACGGCACCTTGAAGAACCCTGGCTATCCGTTCTGGATCGGCGGCATGGAAAGCAGCGTGGGCAACCGCCCACCAACCCCGCCACTGGACATGCTCGACCCGGCCATGGCACGCCAGCTCAAGGAAAGCGGCAAGGCACTGTGGGCCAACCTCGACCCGAACCAGGTCGATGGCTGGGACGGCGGCCTGGGGCGCCACGCGCTGGACGGCGTATCCGCCGGCGGCGAGGCCGAAACCACCACCACCAAGCTCGATTTCACCAAGGTGGTACACAAGGCCAAGCCGATCTACCTGCCCGAAGAGGGCACCGATGTCGAGCAGGCGGCCATGCAGTTCCACGCCCTGGCCGAACACCCAAGCTTCGCCCTGATCCCCGGCAGCCAGCCGGTGGCCAAGGCGTTCCGCACCAACGGCGCCTTGCCGACTGCCGGCGCGCCGTTCTACGAGCCGTGCATGGATGACCGGGGCAAACGCCTGACCCAGTCTTCCGGGGTAGGCGAGTACTTCAGCGGCGAGAGCCTGGCGGGCCTGAACTTCCGTGGCGCCTCGGCCTTCACCGCCGACCGCCCACGCATCTACAAGGGCGCCAACATCCAGTTCGACGCGGTGTACAACAAGGTCGGCTACCACTTCCCGCAGGCCCGCATCATCGCCCTGTGGGAAGACGCCTGGCCGGTGATCACCAAGCAGCGCCCGCCAGAGCCGCTGGTGATGCGCATGAACACCTTCGACTGCACCATGTACCAGCACACCAACCTGATCCCGAACATCTACGAGATGGACGACTACCAGGTGCGCACCCCGACCGACGTGATCGGCCAGCACATTCACCTGCCCAAGTGGGACCTGACCGCCGCCGATGGCTCGGCCAACGGCTGGAACTACGAAGACGGCATCCTCTCGCCCGGCAGTGTGGTCGAGCGGGTGCAGGCCATTCGTGCCTACAACGGCTGCACCCAGGGCGATAGCCGCGACGGCACCGCCGCCTGCCCGCAAGCCCGGCAGCACCCGTACTTCGGCCGCTTCGGCCGGGCCGACTGGCTGGGCGCACGCACGGCCATGCAGCGCTGGTTCGCCGACCCGCTGGTGAACGTGTACAACGTCGACCGTGGCCTGGGCACCATCTTCACCCACGACCACCTCGGCCCATCGACCCACCAGCAGCTTGGGCTGTATGCCACCGTATTGGCCGAGCCGGCCAACTCCACCTGGTACCACGCCGAAACCGGCGAGAAGCTGTACAACCCGGCCACGCGCCAGGACGGTGGCCCGACCTCGTGGCAGGCGGTGATCCAGACCGGTGACCACGATGGCGACGGCAAGAACGACAGCTACCGCGAGTTCTTCCTGGAATACAGCGACTTCCAGCACGCCTACGAGGCCGGTGTGTATGTCGGCGCCGGGCCGGACGGCATCCCCAATGCCCAGTCGTACCCGGCCACCGCCGACAGCTTCCGCTACGCCATCAACCCGCCGGTGCGCGGCAAGGCGTCGAACCTGCTGGAGGCCATTGTCGAGGAGCGCGGCGGCATCAACCCCGGTTGCCCAAGCCGGCCCTGCCCGCAGGCGATTTCGGTGGATGACCCGGGCATGTTCGTCGTCAACTACCGCAACGAGCCCCTGGCCCTGCGTGTGTACGACCCGAACAAGGTCGGCCCGGACGGCAAGCGTGGCATGCAGGCCGACGGCCTGGCCGGCGACCTGAGCTATGCCTTGCAAACCCGTACCGACCGGGCGATTCCGGCCATGAACCTGGCTCCGTCGGCGATTACTTCGGCCGTGGGCCCCACCGGCGGCACCACGCTGTTCCCGCCGCACATCAACGCGGCCGGCAGCGAACCGGGCGACCCGTTTACCCCGATGCTGCGCACCTACTCCGGTGACAACGTACGCCTGCGCATGCACGCCGGCGGCCATGAAGAGGAGCACAACGTCACCTTGCATGGCGTGAAGTGGCTGCAGAACGGCACCGGCTACGGCAACAGCTCCAACTCGGGCTGGAAGTCATCGCAGATGATCGGTATTTCCGAGCAACTGGGCTTCATGGCGCCGGTGTCGATGATCTCCAGTTCGGCGGCCACCAACGGTGACTACCTGTATTCCCTGGACGCGGCCCTGGAGGGCTACTGGAACGGCATCTGGGGCATCATGCGCAACTACACCGCGCAGCGTGCCGACCTGTTCCCGCTGCCCAACAACCCGCAGCCGGTGGCCATGCGCAACACCGTCAACTTCGACGGCATCTGCCCGAAAGCCACGGCCAATCCCAACGGCATCGGCAGCCGCCCCACGGTCAAGCGCAGCTACGAAATCGTCGCGGCACTGGCCAACGACATCCTCGAGAACCGCAACGGCGTCAGCATCAACGACCCGGCCGGTGTCGGCCAGCATGTCGGCGGCCCGCTCAAGGCCAACGGCGGCACCCTGGTGTTCAACAGCCGCAAGACCGCCATCCCGCTGGTCAGTGGGGTAGACCCCGAAGATGGGGAACCCTTCACCATCGGTGGCCACAGCGCGCCGCTGCACGACCCGACCGCAATCCTGTACGTGCGCAAGGCCGACCTGGACGCCACCACCGGCAAGCTGAAGGCGGGTGTGCCCGTGGAGCCGCTGGTGCTGCGCGCCAACGCCGGCGAGTGCATCAGCATCACCCTGGAAAACCGCCTGCCACTGGTGATGCCGGACCTGCCCAGCACTGCGGTGATGCACAACGTGGTCAAGCGTGACCGCTTCGACAGCGAGGGTGCCACCGCCTTTGCCAACAACCTGATGCGGCCGTCCAGCCACGTGGGCCTGCATGCCCAGCTGCTGGCCTACGACATCACCAAGTCCGACGGTGCCAACGTCGGCCTCAACCCGGTGCAGACCGTGGCCCCGCGTGCCGGCACCAGTGGCGCCTGGCCGACCCGTACCTACCAGTACTATGCCGGCCACCTGGAGCGTGAAGGCAAGCCGGTGTCGCAACTGGGCCGCACGGTGGACAACATCAACACCACGGCCATCGAGTTCGGCGGCCTCAACCTGACCCCGTCGGACTTCATCAAGCAGCCGCAGAAAGGCCTGGTGGGTGCCATGAGCATCCTGCCGCAGACCGCCACCTGGACCGAGGACGGCGCAACACGGGCCCAGGCCACGGTCAAGGTCACCGGCCAGCCGGACTACCGCGACTTCGTCACGGTCTGGCAGCGTGCGCTGAACATGCGCTGGGCCGACGGCCGCCCGGTGGAGGGCATCAATACCGAAGGCAACGGCGCCGCCGGCGACCCGCAGGACAACGGCAACATGGCGGTCAACTACAAGACCGAGCCCCTGTGGCTGCGCTTCGGCATGGCCCCCGACTCACCCTTCGGCCGCGCCGCCGGCCTGGGCTTTGGCGATGTGCCCAACGCCCACATGGCCTACGCCAACGCCCTGGTCGGCGGCGACCCGCAAACCCCGGTGCTGTACGCCAAGCCCGGCCAGCCAGTGCGCAACCATATCGTGATGCCCAGTGGCGGCAGCCGCGGCATGGTCTACCAGCTGGATGGCCACTTGTGGCCGCTGCACAACTACCAGGCCGAGAAGAGCGACGAGTACGGCTACCCGATGTGGCAGCCCGGCATCGGCTCGGTGCGCTTCGGCTACAACCCGATGGCCATGTACATCGGTGCCCAGGAAAGCGTGCTGCCGGCTGCGCACTTCAGCTTCATGCTGCCCAGTGCCGGCGGCGCCAACGCGGTGGCGGGTGACTACCTGTTCCGCGACTACGCCGCCTACGGCAACCTCTCGGGGCTGTGGGGGATCTTGCGGGTGACCAATGAAGCGCCGCCGGCAACGGCACCGGCGCAGTGA
- a CDS encoding cytochrome c/ABC transporter substrate-binding protein codes for MAHFSSAFALDLTEHEQAGKHLYRQGVSSSDAQLQARVGVSDMTVPASVLPCASCHGNDGRGRAEGGVRPPSLDWQRLAQGQGEREVNGRRYPAYTDSSLARAIQHGVDPAGNRLDPAMPRFELTLADQRNLTAYLKRLAQERDPGVEEGVLRLGTLLPASGPLAEAGQVVRAVLEDGLTQLNQQGGIHGRRLELVVLDPGADPASAERALQQLLEQERVFALIAPLVPMLDQRLATLLAPHNVPLIGSTPRSGGSPQIFDPLPGLPAQLLSLAGHARAALGLAAGDLRVVYAGNEHAALAEQVRERLLQQGWATPAAQAFAGKAVDGQGIVFLGRAQAFAELASALQSAGRQPYLFGASSQVTGAVARLPEFWSQRVFLAYPYVPEDWTEQGLATLAGLQQRQGLAPRQASLQVNTLCALRLLSEALKQTGRDTSREQLIAALEGLHDVSTGLTPALGFGPGRRQGMAGAHVVAVALPGPRFTAVTPYRPLPDSP; via the coding sequence ATGGCACACTTTTCTTCTGCCTTTGCCCTGGACCTGACCGAACATGAACAAGCCGGCAAACACCTCTACCGCCAGGGCGTCTCCAGCAGCGACGCACAACTGCAGGCCCGGGTCGGTGTCAGCGACATGACGGTCCCCGCCAGCGTGCTGCCCTGTGCCAGCTGCCACGGCAACGATGGCCGCGGCCGCGCCGAAGGGGGGGTACGCCCGCCCAGCCTCGACTGGCAGCGCCTGGCGCAAGGCCAGGGCGAACGCGAGGTCAACGGCCGCCGCTATCCGGCCTACACCGACAGCAGCCTGGCCCGGGCCATCCAGCATGGCGTCGACCCGGCCGGTAATCGCCTGGACCCGGCCATGCCACGCTTCGAGCTGACCCTGGCCGACCAGCGCAACCTCACGGCCTACCTCAAGCGCCTGGCCCAGGAGCGCGACCCCGGCGTGGAGGAGGGCGTGCTGCGCCTGGGCACCTTGCTGCCGGCATCCGGCCCGCTGGCCGAGGCCGGGCAGGTGGTGCGTGCGGTGCTGGAAGACGGCCTGACGCAACTCAACCAGCAGGGTGGCATCCACGGGCGACGCCTGGAACTGGTGGTGCTCGACCCGGGCGCCGACCCGGCCAGCGCCGAACGGGCACTGCAGCAGTTGCTGGAGCAGGAACGGGTGTTCGCCCTGATCGCGCCATTGGTACCCATGCTCGACCAGCGCCTGGCAACCTTGCTGGCGCCACACAATGTACCGCTGATCGGCAGCACCCCACGAAGCGGCGGCAGCCCACAGATTTTCGACCCGTTGCCCGGCTTGCCCGCGCAATTGCTGAGCCTGGCCGGCCACGCCCGCGCAGCGCTGGGCCTGGCAGCGGGCGACCTGCGTGTGGTGTATGCCGGCAATGAACATGCGGCGTTGGCCGAACAGGTGCGCGAACGCCTGCTGCAGCAGGGCTGGGCAACACCTGCGGCCCAGGCCTTTGCAGGAAAAGCCGTGGACGGGCAGGGCATTGTCTTCCTCGGCCGTGCCCAGGCCTTTGCCGAACTGGCTTCGGCGCTGCAGTCAGCCGGCCGCCAGCCATACCTGTTTGGCGCCTCCAGCCAGGTGACCGGCGCCGTGGCGCGCTTGCCCGAGTTCTGGTCGCAACGGGTGTTCCTGGCTTATCCCTACGTGCCCGAGGACTGGACCGAACAGGGCCTGGCGACCCTGGCCGGCCTGCAGCAGCGCCAGGGGCTCGCCCCCCGCCAGGCGTCGTTGCAGGTAAACACCCTGTGCGCCCTGCGCCTGTTGAGCGAAGCGTTGAAGCAGACTGGCCGTGACACCAGCCGCGAGCAGCTGATTGCCGCGCTGGAGGGCCTGCATGATGTGTCCACCGGCCTGACCCCGGCCCTGGGCTTCGGCCCCGGTCGCCGCCAGGGCATGGCCGGTGCCCATGTGGTGGCGGTGGCCCTTCCCGGGCCGCGCTTTACCGCGGTCACCCCGTACCGGCCACTGCCGGACAGCCCTTGA
- a CDS encoding cytochrome D1 domain-containing protein: MNKKTRLAYMGVALGAVLIGLGVAYESLWCDPREYLQGSDDPQAPHRLSRDGVTVEFEARPLAGGELQEGSFANIRFKVSDQASGQPLSGMAPGAWIDPTQSAPEGDRDQSCKARVALFLKSSIGARPLLDLNSYFLLMMNKDASLTVIDPTVSVGGVTSTMARIDLPGRPMDWVATGDDKLVFVSIPERGKVSVIDTETFTRVADLNAGDQPLRVALQPDQHRLWVGNNSSDPAKGGVTVIDVPGRNTLKTFNTGGGHHEIAFSADSRYAYVSNRDSGTLSVIDIPEMRLAKTIKVGPHPLSVSYSALSQAVYVVDGEEGSVRVFDARNHQLRHTVQAAQGLGPMRFSSDGRYGIVLNTLENQALVIDASTDKLIHQIPVAAEPYQLTFTKGYAYVRGLASPKVSMINLASLGEGRSPIIQGFEAGPAAPRQAGDLPLAQGLSVSRDDNSVFVVNPVDNTTYFYAEGMNAPMSGYNNRGHQARAAIVVDRSLRELAPGVYGSTVKMPAAGKFDVAFLLNQPQIIHCFSTDVAAAPNAGKRKGAHAEFIGLDRPLSQHSAVTARVRIVGDDGQPRLGLSDLSLRYFLAPSSMPQNLQLEEVGEGIYQAALTLPEAGAWYLHVQSPSLGRRFAEENYTSLRVLPAATSTVSENDVRSLR; the protein is encoded by the coding sequence ATGAACAAGAAAACCCGCCTTGCATACATGGGGGTAGCACTGGGGGCTGTGCTGATCGGCCTGGGCGTGGCCTATGAAAGCCTCTGGTGCGATCCGCGCGAGTATTTGCAGGGCTCTGACGACCCGCAGGCCCCGCACCGGCTCAGCCGCGACGGCGTGACCGTGGAGTTCGAGGCCCGGCCGCTGGCGGGGGGCGAGCTGCAGGAGGGCAGCTTCGCCAACATCCGTTTCAAGGTCAGCGACCAGGCCAGTGGCCAGCCGCTGTCGGGCATGGCCCCGGGGGCGTGGATCGACCCGACGCAGTCGGCCCCGGAGGGCGACCGCGACCAGAGCTGCAAGGCCCGTGTCGCGCTGTTCCTCAAAAGCAGTATCGGCGCCCGGCCGTTGCTCGACTTGAACAGCTACTTCCTGTTGATGATGAACAAGGACGCCAGCCTGACGGTGATCGACCCGACCGTTTCGGTTGGCGGCGTGACCAGTACCATGGCCCGCATCGACCTGCCTGGGCGGCCCATGGACTGGGTGGCCACCGGTGACGACAAGCTGGTGTTCGTGTCCATCCCGGAGCGCGGCAAAGTCTCGGTGATCGACACCGAAACCTTCACCCGCGTGGCCGACCTGAACGCTGGCGACCAGCCCCTGCGCGTGGCCCTGCAGCCGGACCAGCACCGGTTGTGGGTAGGCAACAACAGCAGCGATCCGGCCAAGGGCGGGGTAACGGTGATCGATGTACCGGGGCGCAACACCCTGAAAACTTTCAACACCGGCGGCGGGCACCACGAAATCGCCTTCAGTGCCGACTCGCGCTACGCCTATGTCAGCAACCGCGACAGCGGCACCCTGAGTGTCATCGACATCCCGGAAATGCGCCTGGCCAAGACCATCAAGGTTGGCCCGCACCCGCTGTCGGTCAGTTATTCGGCGTTGTCCCAAGCGGTGTACGTGGTCGATGGCGAGGAGGGCAGCGTGCGCGTGTTCGATGCCCGCAACCACCAGCTGCGCCACACGGTCCAGGCCGCCCAGGGCCTGGGGCCAATGCGCTTCAGCAGCGATGGCCGCTACGGCATCGTGCTCAACACCCTGGAGAACCAGGCCCTGGTGATCGACGCCAGTACCGACAAGCTGATCCACCAGATCCCGGTGGCGGCCGAGCCGTACCAGCTGACCTTCACCAAGGGCTATGCCTACGTGCGCGGCCTGGCTTCGCCGAAGGTGAGCATGATCAACCTGGCCAGCCTGGGCGAAGGGCGTTCGCCGATCATCCAGGGCTTCGAGGCCGGCCCGGCGGCGCCACGCCAGGCCGGTGACCTGCCGCTGGCCCAGGGGCTGTCGGTGTCGCGTGACGACAATTCGGTGTTCGTGGTCAATCCGGTGGACAACACCACCTACTTCTACGCCGAAGGCATGAACGCACCGATGTCCGGCTACAACAACCGTGGCCACCAGGCCCGCGCCGCCATCGTCGTCGACCGCAGCCTGCGCGAACTGGCGCCGGGCGTGTACGGCTCGACGGTGAAGATGCCCGCCGCCGGCAAGTTCGACGTGGCCTTCCTGCTCAACCAGCCGCAGATCATCCACTGCTTCAGCACCGACGTGGCCGCAGCGCCGAATGCCGGCAAGCGCAAGGGCGCCCACGCCGAGTTCATCGGCCTGGACCGGCCGTTGTCGCAGCACAGCGCCGTTACCGCGCGGGTGCGCATCGTCGGCGACGACGGCCAGCCGCGCCTGGGCCTGAGCGACCTGAGCCTGCGCTACTTCCTGGCGCCTTCGTCCATGCCGCAAAACCTGCAACTGGAGGAGGTGGGCGAGGGCATCTATCAGGCAGCCCTGACCCTGCCTGAAGCCGGCGCCTGGTACCTGCACGTGCAGTCGCCGTCGCTGGGGCGCAGGTTCGCCGAGGAAAACTACACCAGCCTGCGCGTCCTGCCGGCCGCAACGTCCACCGTTTCCGAGAATGACGTGAGGAGTCTGCGATGA
- a CDS encoding SCO family protein, which translates to MSQVSNRRVAMRGFDWLVLGGCLWILASVAFAHEGHAPQAPEPQPAPQAMTSGGGTRDAQTWFTDTVLKDQNGRELRFYSDVLKDKVVMLNVIFTHCTDACPLITRKLREVRETMGPQLASQVTFVSISSDPLNDTPEVLKAFAEKQGVDGPNWVFLTGDKANVDLVLGRIGQFLPSPEQHSTQLIAGDVAGKRWSKIRPDAPPAAIAQRMQLLALPLAGR; encoded by the coding sequence ATGAGCCAGGTAAGCAACCGCCGCGTTGCCATGCGCGGTTTTGACTGGCTGGTGCTGGGTGGCTGCCTGTGGATCCTCGCCTCGGTGGCGTTCGCCCATGAAGGCCATGCCCCGCAGGCGCCAGAACCGCAGCCGGCCCCGCAGGCGATGACCAGTGGCGGCGGCACCCGCGATGCCCAGACCTGGTTCACCGACACTGTGCTCAAGGACCAGAACGGCCGCGAGCTGCGCTTCTACAGCGATGTGCTCAAGGACAAGGTGGTGATGCTCAACGTGATCTTCACCCACTGCACCGACGCCTGCCCGCTGATTACCCGCAAGTTGCGTGAAGTGCGCGAGACCATGGGGCCGCAGCTGGCCAGCCAGGTGACCTTCGTGTCGATCAGCAGCGACCCGCTCAACGACACCCCCGAAGTGCTCAAGGCGTTTGCCGAGAAGCAGGGCGTGGATGGGCCCAACTGGGTGTTCCTGACGGGTGACAAGGCCAATGTCGACCTGGTGCTCGGCCGCATCGGCCAGTTTCTGCCCAGCCCCGAGCAGCATTCGACACAGCTGATTGCCGGCGACGTGGCCGGCAAGCGCTGGAGCAAGATCCGCCCGGATGCGCCGCCTGCGGCGATTGCCCAGCGCATGCAGTTGCTGGCACTGCCTTTGGCAGGGCGGTGA
- a CDS encoding SCO family protein: protein MSAKHACKLLALSLALAGNLALAHGGHDHNGHAEQPPAARQEKASVRFADVSLLNQDGMPVRLEKDLVGDHLVVMGFIYTSCTTVCPVVSSIMGKVQQQLGGRVGQDIHLVSISVDPQRDDARRLQDYAKAFQKGPGWSWLTGTPYAISETLKGLGSFSADLSQHPPLILVGDGRTGHWTRYYGFTDPAVLIDEINRLGARRVHAKSTAIADHHEVQP, encoded by the coding sequence ATGAGCGCCAAGCATGCTTGCAAACTGTTGGCCCTGAGCCTGGCTTTGGCCGGCAACCTGGCTCTGGCCCATGGTGGCCACGATCACAACGGCCACGCCGAACAGCCGCCGGCGGCGCGCCAGGAAAAGGCCAGCGTGCGCTTTGCCGATGTCTCGCTGCTGAACCAGGACGGTATGCCGGTACGCCTGGAAAAAGACCTGGTGGGTGACCACCTGGTGGTCATGGGCTTCATCTACACCAGCTGCACCACGGTGTGCCCGGTGGTGTCGTCGATCATGGGCAAGGTCCAGCAGCAACTGGGTGGCCGGGTAGGGCAAGACATTCATCTGGTGTCGATCAGCGTCGACCCGCAACGTGACGACGCCAGGCGCCTGCAGGACTACGCCAAGGCCTTCCAGAAGGGGCCGGGCTGGAGCTGGTTGACCGGCACGCCGTACGCCATCAGCGAAACCCTCAAGGGCCTGGGCAGCTTCAGCGCCGATCTCAGCCAGCACCCGCCGCTGATCTTGGTGGGTGACGGGCGCACCGGGCACTGGACGCGCTACTACGGGTTCACCGACCCGGCAGTGCTGATCGACGAAATCAACCGCCTCGGCGCCCGCCGGGTGCATGCCAAGAGCACGGCCATTGCCGACCATCACGAGGTGCAACCATGA